A section of the Trichomycterus rosablanca isolate fTriRos1 chromosome 6, fTriRos1.hap1, whole genome shotgun sequence genome encodes:
- the sirt4 gene encoding NAD-dependent protein lipoamidase sirtuin-4, mitochondrial, whose protein sequence is MKRRLTVSMLLSWRTMPFCVAIGRRTASSLPAGAVNFVPISSSVDKSSLKQLQAFVSQASRLFVVTGAGLSTESGIPDYRSEGVGLYARTDRRPMQHSEFMRSAKARQRYWARSYVGWPKFSSHQPNSSHYALRDLEAKGKVHWLVTQNVDALHSKAGQQKLTELHGCLHRVLCMGCGQLTVREELQKRFAELNPDWETFAGAVAPDGDVFLEDEQVLHFRVPACQCCGGFLKPNVTFFGDSVDRKIVQFVHDRLAECDAVLVAGSSLQVFSGYRFLLAASERRLPVAILNIGPTRADHLAELKVGARCGEVLPNLTPS, encoded by the exons ATGAAGAGACGTTTGACAGTATCA ATGCTGCTATCATGGCGCACCATGCCTTTTTGTGTGGCAATAGGAAGACGTACTGCCTCCTCACTGCCTGCTGGTGCAGTGAATTTTGTTCCAATAAGTAGCTCAGTCGATAAGAGCTCGTTGAAGCAGCTGCAGGCATTTGTATCACAAGCCTCACGTCTCTTTGTGGTAACTGGAGCAGGACTGTCGACTGAATCAGGAATCCCTGACTATCGTTCTGAAGGTGTTGGACTGTACGCACGTACAGATCGACGGCCTATGCAGCACTCCGAGTTTATGCGCAGCGCCAAGGCTCGGCAGCGCTACTGGGCCCGCAGTTATGTGGGCTGGCCAAAATTCTCCTCCCACCAGCCTAACTCGAGCCACTATGCCCTGAGAGACTTGGAGGCGAAGGGCAAAGTTCACTGGCTTGTCACTCAGAATGTGGATGCTCTACATTCTAAGGCAGGACAGCAAAAACTTACTGAGCTGCATGGCTGTTTACACAG gGTGTTGTGTATGGGTTGTGGCCAGCTGACTGTGCGGGAGGAGCTGCAGAAGCGTTTTGCTGAGCTGAACCCTGACTGGGAGACATTCGCGGGTGCAGTAGCACCAGATGGAGATGTATTCTTAGAGGACGAGCAGGTGCTGCATTTCAGGGTACCGGCATGTCAGTGCTGTGGTGGGTTTCTCAAACCTAATGTGACGTTTTTCGGTGACTCTGTGGATCGCAAGATTGTGCAGTTTGTACATGACAGGCTGGCTGAGTGTGATGCTGTGCTTGTGGCTGGATCATCGTTGCAG GTGTTTTCTGGGTATCGTTTCCTGTTGGCAGCCAGTGAGAGGCGACTTCCGGTGGCCATCCTGAACATTGGCCCTACTAGAGCTGACCACCTCGCTGAGCTTAAAGTGGGGGCTCGCTGTGGTGAAGTGCTACCAAACCTCACTCCCAGCTGA